The Streptomyces collinus DNA segment CACCTTCAGGACACCCAGCAGGTGATGGTGTCCAAGGTCCAGGGCAACGGCCCGGACAGCCGTCTCCAGCGGGAGTTCGTCGCCGCTCTCGAGAAGGAGGTCAAGAAGGCCGGGGTCACGACGCCTCTGGTCACCTTCGAGAGGTACGCCGACCGCTGGGCCCAGGACTTCGTGGAACCGGCCTATGTCAGCATGACCGGGCCGGGCGGCCGGCGGCAGGTGATGCGCGTGATGCTGCGTTCCGCCCAGCCGGACCGGGATGCCGGCCGGGAGCTGTTCGAGCGGATGCGCGGCCGGGACATCGGTGTCGTGCAGGTGACCGACAGGGCCGAGCCCGACGACTGGTCACTGAACTCCATGGGAAACCTGGAGACCATCCCGCCCTACACGCACGGCGGACGCTCCTTCCCGGCCGGGCGGATCATCATGGGCGAGCGCAAGGACAGCGGGGCGCGCCCCTCGAAGGTGATGCGGACGATGCTCACGGCGCAGGGGTTGCAGGACCCGCTGCTGCTGGACACCTCCTGGCTGGGCGTGGGCCACGTCGACGAGTTCGTGCAGTTCCTGCCCGCCGACACCCCGCGCGGCTGGCGCATCGGCATCGCCGACCCGAAGGCGGGGCTGCAACTGCTGCGCGACGCCAAGGGCGCCGGCCACGGCAGGACGAAGATGTTCTCCGTGCCGGGTCGCAGTGGCACGCCGGCGCCCAAGGAGACCATCGACCAGGCCCTCGCCTCCCGTCACCTGGTGGCCGACAACGAGATGGCGGCGCGTCGCATCGCGGCCAACCTGGAGATCCTCAAGCGCGAGACGGGAGTCACCGACGCGGAGATCGTGCGGGTACCCGCGCTGTACACCCGTGACTCGGAGGCTCTGACCGCCGACGGACAGGAGGTTCCCGTGCCGCGTCTGACGCGCATGGGCGCCGGTTCCGACCTCGTGGACAGCCTCCGGGAGCAGGGCCAGCAGAAGTGGCTCGCCGAGAATCCCGCCCAGGGGGCGGCGGCTCCGGCGACGGTGACGACCAGCGCCTACGTCCCCGGTGCGGTCAACGGCGTGCTCCTGGGACGCGACCGCTACCTCGCGCCCCGCCAGTGGGGACCCGTCATCGGCGGCACGGACATCTTCACGGAAGCCGTCACCGCCGCCTACCAGCGGGTCGGCCTGAAGGTCTCGTACATCGACGACTGGTACACGTACCACCTCGGTATGGGTGAGGTGCACTGCGGCACCAACACCCTGCGCGACGCCACGGCCCCATGGTGGCAGCGCCCGGTGCCGAACCGTAACCCGGCGTAGGCCGCGGGTGGTCACCGGCGGCGGCTGCGGGGCCCGTGGTGCTGCCGGCCTGTGACGGGCGCCGGGCGAGAAGCTGACCGGGCTCGCCTGCATCCCCGGCTTGTGCCTGCTCGCCTCATGGGCCGCCGTGCAGGAGACCCCGGCGCCCTCGCGGCAGCACGGCTGTGACGGTACGGGCGGCCGTCACAGCCACCGCTGTGCCGCCTCGACGCTGTCGCCGCCGCTGGTGTCGAACGCGATGGCGGCCCGCGGCGCATGACGGCGGATCAGGTGGACGACCTGATCGAAGAGCAGCAGCAGCGGCTCGGCGCCGGATCAGTGCCCGGCCGCCGCCTTCACCAGGGCGACCGCCACACCGATCGCCGCGTCCGCGAGGCCCGCCATCGTCGCCGTCAGGGCGCCGCCTCCCATGCGCAGCCCGCCCAGACAGCCCCACAGGAAGAGGGAGAGGACGCCCACCCCCGCCGCCGTCAGCAGCGCGGCGTGCAGGGACAGGACGTCCAGCGCGGCCAGAGCGATCAGTACGGCAGGACCCACGGCGCAGGACAGCAGGGGGCTGCTGACGTACAGCATGCGGCGCAGCTCGGGGCCGGTGGCGAGGTGGCGGTGGACCGTGCGGTGGGCCTGCTGGTCGGCGACGAATGCCGCGAGCCACAGTCCCAGGGCGGTCGTCAGGACCGTGGCGACGGCTCCGAGGGAACCCACATCACCGAGGGACAGTCCGACCACGACGGCGATCATCGTGATGGTCGCGTAGATCCGCTCCTTGAGACGGTCCGCCAGTACGGCGGCCTCCGTTCCGGGCGGCACATCCGCTCGCCGGTCGTCCGCCACCTGATGCCCCTCACCTGTCCCGGGACACGGGTCCCGCGTCCCCGCTCGGTCGTCGCGGCACCCGCGCTGTGCGTACGCCGGTCTCGGCTACCAGCATGCCTCCCGCCGTCGCCCGAGAGCGGTAACGCCGCTGCGCCGGGATGGTGGAGCTACAGCTCCGCGGGGCGGGTGAACCCGTAGGCACGCTCGACCTTCGCCACGTGGAGCGCGAACGAGGCATACCAGTGCTCGCGTCCGCGCGCTCGGGCCAACGTGTGCTCCGCGTGATTCCGCCACGCTGCGATCGACTCCTCGTCCCTCCAGTACGACACCGTGACCCCCAGGCCGTTCGCCCCGCGGGCGGAGTCGACACCGAGGAATCCCGGCTGGTCGGCGGCGAGTTCCATCATCCGGTCGTTCGTCTCCCCGTAGCCGTTGTCGCCCGCGGTGCGCACGGCGGTGAACACCACGGCGTAGTAGGGCGGGGCGGGCAGCGACGCGGGCGCGACATCGGTCACGGAGGTCCTCCAACAGACGGTACCGGCAGCTTCGCCCCGAACGATCTCGTGCACCCGCCTCGGCGCACAACCTCCCGGGTGCGCACTCCTGATTGGCCGCGTGACGTCTGTTCAGCAGGGGTGAGCGGCCATAAGGTGAGCGACCTTCGCGTTCTGGGGAGGTCTCGTGAACGGGCTTCGCGCGGTCGTCGTCTGCCTCGTGATCGCGTGTGCCGCGGTGGTTTCGCCCGCCTC contains these protein-coding regions:
- a CDS encoding antibiotic biosynthesis monooxygenase family protein, with the protein product MTDVAPASLPAPPYYAVVFTAVRTAGDNGYGETNDRMMELAADQPGFLGVDSARGANGLGVTVSYWRDEESIAAWRNHAEHTLARARGREHWYASFALHVAKVERAYGFTRPAEL